Genomic window (Chloroflexota bacterium):
CAGCCCCTCGAATGCGTCCGACCAGAGGACCGCCTTCGCCTCGGCATTCTCCAGGTGCGTGTAGCCGTCTTCCGTGTGGATCGGCGCGTTCGAGATCTCCATCGGCGTGTGGAACTCCAGGCCAAGCCCGTCGAGCATCCAGCGCAGCTTCTCCATCTTCGCTGGATTCGTCGTCGCCAGCAGTATGCCGGAGCGCTTCTTGGCGGGCGTCATGACGGTGTCAAGCATGAATTCCCTTTCATCTATAGTACCAGAGCTTTCGCCCGTCGTGCCTCCGGCCCTTCACCTTGCCCCCAGCTCCCGCTCTCATGTATCCTCGCGGCGCACCGCACAAAGGCCCTGCCTTGACCACCAAGCCTCCACCACCGGCCCGCCCCTTCCCCTTCCTGCCTAAGCGCATCTTCTTCGGCTGGTACATCGTCTTTGCCACCCTCATCGTCAGCACCGGCGTCTCCGGGTTCTTCAACTTCGGCCTCTCGGCCTTCATCATCCCGCTGGAAGAGTCCCTCAACACCAACCGCGAGGTGATCTCCACCGCTATCGGCATCGCGCCCATCGAAAGCGCCATCATCGGCCCCTTCCTCGGCTTCTTCGTGGACAGGCTGGGCGCGAGGCGGATCATGTTCGTCGGCGTGCTTCTCATGTCGGGGGGGTTTGTCCTCCTGGGCCGGGCCCACTCCATCGGCGAGTTCACGGCTTACTACATCATCCTCGCCATCGGTAACGGGATGATCGTCGCGCCTTCCATCGCCACCATCGGCAACTGGTTCATCAAGCGCAGGGGTCTTGCCTACGCCATCGGCCCCATGGGCTTCGGCTTCGGCGGAGCCGTGACGCCCCTGGCGGCGCTTCTCATCCGGGAATTCGGCTGGCGCGATGCGACGTGGATCTGCGGACTCATAGTCTTCTGCATCACCATGCCGCTGGTTCCCGCCTTCCGCTACCGGCCGGAGCCGTACGGCCTCTACCCGGACGGCGATACCAAGCCCCAGAGTTACGACCCGGAAGGGAAGCTCACGGCGGCCACGGAGATCAACTTCACCGTCAAAGAGGCGCTTGTGACCAAGGCCTTCTGGCTGGTCAATCTGAACTTCGCCACGCGCACCGTCGTCGTCGGCGCGCTGGCCACCCAGTTCGTCCCGGCCATGGTGAGCAAGGGCTTCTCCGCCACCACCGGCGCCACGATCATCGCCCTGCTCGGCGTCTTCATGATCCCCGGCCGCTTCGGCATCGGCTACCTGGCGGACAAGTACGATAAGCGCTACGTCACCGCGGGCGTCTCCATGGTCATGGCGCTGGCGATGGTGGGCTTCTTCTTCGCCGAAAGCTACTGGCTCATCCTGCTGGTCTTCGCCGTCTACGCCTCCGCCAACGGCGGCGGCGGCAGCGCCGCCTTCGCTGTGCGCGCCGAGTATTTCGGACGCGCCTCCATCGCCACGCTCACCGGCATCGGAAGCGTCCTGCAATCGGCAGGCGTCTTCATCGGTAACCGCCTGGCCGGGACGTTCTATGTCCACACGGACAGCTACGGCCCCACTTTCATCATGTTCGCATGCGTCTCCGCGGTCGGCGCGGTCTTCATCCTCCTGGCGAAGCGCCCCATCCCCAAGCGCCTGCAAGGGCAGCTGCGCGGGCGCGTCTAGCGGCGGCTACCGCCCCTCCGCCTCCGCCTTCAGCGTGTGCAGCCACCGGACAAAG
Coding sequences:
- a CDS encoding MFS transporter; this translates as MYPRGAPHKGPALTTKPPPPARPFPFLPKRIFFGWYIVFATLIVSTGVSGFFNFGLSAFIIPLEESLNTNREVISTAIGIAPIESAIIGPFLGFFVDRLGARRIMFVGVLLMSGGFVLLGRAHSIGEFTAYYIILAIGNGMIVAPSIATIGNWFIKRRGLAYAIGPMGFGFGGAVTPLAALLIREFGWRDATWICGLIVFCITMPLVPAFRYRPEPYGLYPDGDTKPQSYDPEGKLTAATEINFTVKEALVTKAFWLVNLNFATRTVVVGALATQFVPAMVSKGFSATTGATIIALLGVFMIPGRFGIGYLADKYDKRYVTAGVSMVMALAMVGFFFAESYWLILLVFAVYASANGGGGSAAFAVRAEYFGRASIATLTGIGSVLQSAGVFIGNRLAGTFYVHTDSYGPTFIMFACVSAVGAVFILLAKRPIPKRLQGQLRGRV